The following are encoded in a window of Verrucomicrobiota bacterium genomic DNA:
- a CDS encoding DEAD/DEAH box helicase, with the protein MGAPEVSCDLTLTPAGRLLVREDEGEDGVGPDAWMKRAVAAFSSCQAAGLFALAATRPDTPPPPSFCFWRDFACAYVTQLCRTPEIAGNRLSLIEPPAETERMTMLLSAPPMRGGEYLSSDVFRDLWVDLDAWVREEVSRSDGLTVWLRRQAPLWHQVGRVCFHLAENKRDPEYPFAFLATYAPRLSKGGRVQYQPLGRALQEYAGERNKRMLINLLSPVHRAAEQVDFVKDLVESGDVFHPLAWSPGDAYRLLRSVPLLEETGLLVRLPDWWRKRQRPRVAVTIGEKRKGGLGADAMLDFRVDLALGDERLTEAEWRELMASEDGLAYVKGQWIEIDRGRLSQALEHWRQVEAEAAGGGISFIEGMRLLAGAPADLSTDAASKESDLEWSFVDAGEWLGDVLSALRDPDVLASGRRGGGFRGTLRHYQEAGHNWLWFLSSLGLGACLADDMGLGKTIQILSLLLALKEDKGAPRRPSLLVLPASLVSNWKAEMERFAPTLEAAFIHHSETDREALDAIAERPGVVLSKTDVVLTTYGMLLRQPWLLDQSWRLVILDEAQAIKNPSARQTKAAKQLKADSRIVLTGTPVENRLSDLWSLFDFICPGLLGSAARFKRFVKGLAAREQDRYAPLRDLVRPYILRRLKTDKRVIADLPDKTEMKAFCGLSKRQAALYARSVAELTEALQGLDGMKRRGLVLAYLMRFKQICNHPSQLLGDGAYEPGDSGKFDRLRELCEEIASRQEKVLVFTQFREMTEPIAVFLGEVFSREGLVLHGGTAVGKRRKLIDAFQRDGGPPFFVLSLKAGGTGLNLTAASHVLHFDRWWNPAVENQATDRAFRIGQHRNVVVHKFVCRGTVEEKIDALIEEKIGLADDILKTGAEALLTEMGNEELLKVVALDINRAVL; encoded by the coding sequence ATGGGCGCGCCTGAGGTGAGCTGCGATCTCACGCTGACACCTGCCGGTCGCCTTCTCGTGCGTGAAGACGAGGGTGAGGATGGTGTTGGTCCCGACGCCTGGATGAAGAGAGCCGTCGCTGCTTTCTCGTCCTGCCAGGCCGCCGGTCTTTTCGCGCTCGCCGCCACGAGGCCGGACACGCCGCCGCCACCATCGTTCTGCTTCTGGCGCGATTTTGCCTGCGCCTACGTGACGCAGCTCTGCCGGACGCCCGAGATCGCAGGCAATCGCCTCAGTCTGATCGAGCCGCCTGCTGAGACAGAACGAATGACCATGCTGCTCTCCGCGCCACCGATGCGGGGCGGCGAGTACTTGAGCAGCGACGTGTTCCGCGATCTGTGGGTTGACCTTGACGCGTGGGTGCGCGAAGAGGTCAGCCGATCGGACGGGCTGACGGTTTGGCTGCGCAGACAGGCGCCACTCTGGCATCAGGTCGGTCGCGTCTGTTTTCACCTCGCCGAGAACAAGCGCGATCCCGAGTACCCGTTTGCGTTTCTGGCCACCTATGCGCCCCGTCTTTCCAAAGGCGGCCGGGTGCAGTATCAGCCCCTGGGCAGGGCGCTGCAGGAATACGCGGGCGAGCGGAATAAGAGGATGCTGATCAACCTGCTCTCGCCGGTTCATCGGGCCGCCGAGCAGGTTGACTTCGTCAAGGACCTCGTCGAGTCCGGCGATGTGTTCCATCCGTTGGCGTGGTCGCCGGGCGATGCGTATCGTCTGCTCAGGAGCGTTCCTCTCCTCGAGGAGACCGGGCTGCTTGTTCGACTTCCCGACTGGTGGCGCAAGCGGCAGCGCCCGCGCGTGGCGGTCACCATCGGTGAGAAGAGGAAAGGCGGTCTGGGCGCGGACGCCATGTTGGATTTCAGGGTTGATCTCGCCTTGGGCGACGAGAGGCTGACCGAAGCCGAGTGGCGTGAACTCATGGCGTCGGAGGACGGGCTTGCCTACGTCAAGGGGCAGTGGATCGAGATTGATCGTGGCAGGCTGTCTCAGGCCCTGGAGCATTGGAGGCAGGTGGAGGCCGAGGCGGCGGGCGGGGGCATCTCGTTCATCGAAGGCATGCGGCTCCTCGCCGGGGCGCCCGCGGACCTCTCGACCGACGCCGCATCGAAGGAATCGGATCTCGAGTGGTCGTTCGTTGACGCGGGCGAGTGGCTCGGCGACGTCCTCTCGGCCCTGCGCGATCCTGACGTGTTGGCATCCGGCAGACGCGGCGGGGGCTTCCGCGGCACGCTTCGTCATTACCAGGAGGCCGGGCACAACTGGCTCTGGTTCCTGTCGAGTCTTGGGCTCGGCGCGTGTCTGGCCGACGACATGGGGCTGGGCAAGACCATCCAGATCCTGTCGCTCCTGCTGGCCCTGAAAGAGGACAAGGGCGCACCGCGCCGGCCGTCGCTGCTGGTGCTTCCGGCATCGCTCGTGTCGAACTGGAAGGCCGAGATGGAGCGTTTCGCTCCGACACTCGAAGCCGCATTCATCCACCACTCGGAGACGGACAGGGAGGCGCTTGACGCGATTGCCGAGAGGCCCGGCGTGGTTCTGTCGAAGACCGACGTGGTCCTGACGACCTATGGGATGCTGCTCAGGCAGCCGTGGTTGCTCGACCAGAGCTGGCGGCTGGTCATCCTGGACGAGGCCCAAGCGATCAAGAACCCGTCGGCACGCCAGACGAAAGCCGCCAAGCAACTCAAGGCGGACTCGAGGATCGTGCTGACGGGCACGCCGGTGGAGAACCGGCTTTCCGATCTCTGGTCGCTGTTCGACTTCATCTGCCCGGGTCTGCTCGGTTCGGCCGCACGGTTCAAGAGATTCGTCAAGGGCCTGGCTGCGCGCGAGCAAGACCGGTACGCGCCGCTCAGAGACCTGGTGCGTCCGTACATCCTGAGGCGGCTCAAGACCGACAAGCGCGTCATTGCCGATCTGCCCGACAAGACCGAGATGAAGGCGTTCTGCGGCCTGTCCAAGAGGCAGGCAGCGTTGTACGCGAGGTCGGTCGCGGAGCTCACGGAGGCGCTTCAGGGGCTCGACGGGATGAAGCGGCGCGGGCTTGTGCTGGCCTACCTGATGCGATTCAAGCAGATCTGCAATCACCCGAGCCAGTTGCTCGGTGACGGTGCGTACGAGCCGGGCGACAGCGGCAAGTTCGACCGTCTCCGGGAGCTGTGTGAAGAGATCGCGTCGCGGCAAGAGAAGGTGCTCGTGTTCACCCAGTTCCGCGAGATGACCGAACCGATCGCCGTCTTCCTCGGCGAGGTGTTCAGCCGCGAGGGCCTTGTTCTGCACGGTGGAACCGCCGTCGGCAAACGCCGGAAGTTGATTGACGCATTCCAGCGGGACGGCGGGCCGCCATTCTTCGTGCTTTCCCTCAAGGCGGGTGGCACGGGACTCAACCTGACCGCTGCCTCGCACGTATTGCACTTCGACCGTTGGTGGAACCCGGCCGTGGAGAACCAAGCGACGGACCGGGCCTTCCGCATCGGCCAACATCGGAACGTGGTGGTGCACAAGTTCGTGTGCCGGGGGACAGTCGAGGAAAAGATCGATGCCCTGATCGAAGAGAAGATAGGCTTGGCCGACGACATCTTGAAGACGGGAGCCGAAGCGCTGCTGACCGAGATGGGCAACGAGGAGCTGCTCAAGGTCGTGGCGCTCGACATCAACCGGGCGGTCCTGTAG
- a CDS encoding helix-turn-helix domain-containing protein → MSWYQWRPYVPVAVRRMQALKEMERLRKKGTTIQPVRIEGRKIARTFWGAAWCDHLESFSDYWNRLPRGRSYVRNGSVCHLDIAKGKVNAMVAGSSLYEVKVAIKTLPSTRWKDMKTRCAGQIGSLLELLQGRLSDNVMKVVTDRDKGLFPLPGEISLECSCPDWAVMCKHVAAVLYGVGARLDEKPELLFLLRGVDHEELISDEIGLATATAQTGSGRKRIADEALADVFGIEISEDTAPARTARAQNRTRAAAGSKDASRATAKRIVKPKAKAVARARRAKATSAAGAKTSSRVARRTLPVTGRSVLQLRAEFGMTRAEFARLLGVTAPSVSNWEKKTGTLHLHQRTLDAWTTATRLTRQQAWRKMRRS, encoded by the coding sequence ATGAGCTGGTACCAATGGAGACCTTACGTGCCCGTAGCTGTGCGCCGCATGCAGGCTCTGAAGGAGATGGAGAGGCTCCGGAAGAAAGGAACGACCATCCAGCCCGTGCGGATTGAAGGACGGAAGATTGCGCGGACGTTCTGGGGCGCGGCCTGGTGCGACCATCTCGAGTCGTTCAGCGACTACTGGAACCGCTTGCCGCGCGGGCGCAGCTACGTTCGCAACGGGTCGGTGTGTCACCTCGACATCGCCAAGGGCAAGGTGAACGCCATGGTTGCCGGCTCTTCTCTCTATGAAGTGAAAGTCGCCATCAAGACGCTTCCCTCGACGAGATGGAAAGACATGAAGACGCGGTGCGCCGGGCAGATCGGCTCGCTCCTGGAGCTGCTCCAGGGCAGGCTGTCCGACAACGTGATGAAGGTCGTGACCGACCGAGACAAGGGCTTGTTCCCCTTGCCCGGCGAGATCAGCCTCGAGTGCAGTTGCCCCGACTGGGCGGTCATGTGCAAGCATGTGGCAGCGGTTCTCTACGGGGTGGGCGCGCGCCTCGACGAGAAGCCGGAGCTGCTGTTCCTGCTGCGCGGAGTGGACCACGAGGAACTGATCAGCGACGAGATCGGCCTCGCGACGGCGACGGCACAGACGGGCAGCGGCCGCAAGCGTATTGCGGATGAGGCCCTGGCGGACGTGTTCGGCATCGAGATCTCGGAGGATACGGCGCCTGCCCGGACAGCGCGCGCGCAGAACCGAACGCGGGCTGCGGCCGGATCCAAAGACGCTTCCCGCGCCACGGCCAAACGGATCGTGAAGCCGAAAGCCAAAGCCGTCGCGCGCGCGCGACGAGCCAAGGCGACATCCGCAGCAGGTGCGAAAACCTCTTCGCGCGTCGCGCGACGCACCCTGCCCGTCACCGGCAGGTCCGTGCTGCAGCTTCGGGCGGAGTTCGGCATGACGCGGGCGGAGTTCGCGAGGCTTCTCGGGGTCACTGCGCCCTCGGTGAGCAACTGGGAGAAGAAGACCGGAACGCTCCATCTGCATCAGCGCACGCTCGATGCATGGACCACGGCGACGCGATTGACCAGGCAACAAGCCTGGCGGAAGATGAGGCGTTCGTGA
- a CDS encoding class I SAM-dependent methyltransferase codes for MAQKSTWEEFFDAHAPIYEDNVFTKNTVVEVDFLLEELSLHAGGSILDVGCGTGRHSIELAKRGYAVTGLDVSSEMLGRAAEAARTAGVNVTWIRSDAARFSPPGEYDGAICLCEGAFGLLGQSDDPIGQPLSILCNISRSLRPQAKAVITLLNGTAMLRRYTNKDVEEWRFDPLMMVELSAHPPREGLPPVALRERAFVPTELTLLFHLAGMPVLNMWGGTAGNWGRRLLDLDEMEIMVVAQKTADPSVAADVWRRA; via the coding sequence ATGGCGCAGAAAAGCACGTGGGAGGAGTTCTTTGACGCTCATGCCCCGATCTACGAGGACAACGTGTTCACAAAGAACACGGTTGTCGAGGTGGATTTCCTGCTTGAGGAGCTGTCACTGCACGCGGGCGGTTCAATCCTCGATGTGGGATGCGGCACGGGCCGTCACTCCATCGAGTTGGCCAAGCGAGGCTATGCGGTCACGGGGCTGGATGTGTCTTCCGAGATGCTCGGCAGGGCCGCTGAGGCGGCCAGGACCGCCGGCGTGAATGTGACCTGGATCCGTTCGGATGCGGCTCGATTCTCGCCTCCCGGCGAGTATGATGGCGCGATCTGTCTCTGCGAGGGAGCCTTCGGGCTTCTTGGTCAAAGCGATGATCCGATCGGTCAGCCGCTCTCAATCCTGTGTAACATCTCCCGAAGCCTGAGACCACAGGCCAAGGCAGTGATCACGCTACTCAATGGAACAGCCATGCTCCGCAGATACACGAATAAGGATGTCGAGGAGTGGCGCTTTGACCCCCTGATGATGGTTGAATTGTCAGCACACCCACCGCGAGAAGGACTGCCTCCCGTCGCGCTTCGCGAGCGAGCTTTCGTCCCAACGGAACTCACGCTCCTCTTCCACCTCGCCGGCATGCCCGTGCTCAACATGTGGGGCGGAACAGCGGGGAATTGGGGCAGGAGGCTCCTCGACCTGGACGAGATGGAAATCATGGTCGTGGCGCAGAAGACCGCTGACCCGTCTGTCGCCGCCGACGTTTGGCGACGTGCCTGA
- a CDS encoding four helix bundle protein, whose translation MAKIRPSGGYRDLRSFQTATIIYDATYWFCERFLEPRSRMSDQMVQAARSGRQNIAEGSRASATSSQTELRLINVARSSLEELLLDYEDFLRQRHLRRWAPDDTEALAVRKIGRIHAGDPSNPSDPSDPSDEGRYALYAEWLDHEDPAIRANALLCLINQTNYLLDKQIEALEAQFIDGGGYSEQLATARLAERNRKRTAHRPHATDPSDLSDPSDPIPSCPECGRAMVLRTAQKGNNAGKQFWGCSGYPDCKGLRDV comes from the coding sequence ATGGCGAAGATCAGACCCAGCGGAGGCTACCGCGACCTGCGCAGTTTCCAGACGGCCACCATCATCTACGACGCCACCTACTGGTTCTGCGAGCGGTTTCTGGAGCCCCGATCGCGGATGAGCGACCAGATGGTCCAGGCTGCCCGCAGCGGCCGGCAGAATATCGCCGAAGGCAGCCGCGCCTCCGCCACCTCCTCGCAGACCGAGCTGCGACTGATCAACGTCGCGCGGTCCAGTCTGGAGGAGCTCCTGCTCGACTACGAGGATTTCTTGCGGCAGCGTCACCTGAGACGCTGGGCACCGGATGACACCGAGGCGCTGGCCGTCCGGAAGATCGGCCGCATTCATGCCGGAGATCCGTCCAATCCGTCGGATCCGTCGGATCCGTCTGATGAAGGGCGGTACGCGCTCTACGCCGAGTGGCTCGATCACGAGGACCCGGCCATCCGGGCGAATGCCCTCCTGTGCCTCATCAACCAGACCAACTACTTGCTCGACAAGCAGATCGAAGCGCTGGAAGCGCAGTTCATTGACGGCGGCGGCTACAGCGAACAGCTCGCCACCGCCCGCCTCGCCGAACGCAACCGCAAGAGGACAGCGCATCGGCCCCACGCGACAGATCCGTCCGATCTGTCAGATCCGTCCGATCCCATTCCGTCATGTCCTGAGTGCGGCAGGGCGATGGTGCTGCGCACCGCCCAGAAAGGAAACAACGCCGGCAAGCAGTTCTGGGGCTGCTCCGGCTACCCCGACTGCAAGGGCCTCCGGGACGTCTGA